The Leadbetterella byssophila DSM 17132 DNA window TATTTGATTTGTGGTATAGGCGCAGCTCTTTTCAATATGGCCATTGATTACTATACCTTTTTCCAGTATCCTATTTCAGATGCCACACAGAGATTTTTGTCGATCAAATCCATGCTAGGAGCTTCTGGAGCTATATTTGGAATCCTGGTAGCCTTTGCCATGATCTTCCCGAATATTGAAATGATGTTACTCTTCTTGCCTGTTCCCATTAAAGCCAAATATTTTGTGGCCATGTATGCTATTTTCGAGATCGTTCAGGGATTCCAAAGAACAGGAAGCGGAATAGCGCATTGGGCTCACATAGGAGGACTAATTACGGGTTTTATATTATTACAATTTTTTCACTTCAAAAAACGAAACTTTTACTAAATTCGTAGTACTTTTCGATAAGTATCTTAAAATAAATGGGCAAAGTCTTCACTGACATAGCGGAAGTATTCAAAAGGAACAGCAATCAAGCTACGCAGTTGATCATGATCAACCTGATCGTGTTCTTTGGCTTTACCCTTATACGTTTTACCCTAAGCTTGATTCCTGAATCTGTGGTAAGCCCTTTAAGTTTTGACCAAAACACGCTTACCAGCAGCAATATAATACAGGTAGTTACTCATCCTTGGACACTTCTTTTTCATCCCTTCACTCAGAGAGGATTGTTTTCTATGATCTTTGATGTGATGATGATCTACTGGTTTGGAAATATGCTAGCAGACTTTATTGGGGGTAGAAAAATGTTGATGACCTATCTGGCGGGGTCCTACTTTGCAGTAGCTTTTTACCTCATAGTTTGGAGTGTTTTTAGTTTACTAAACAAAGAACTTACCTACTCCGGCTTTCTGTACGGGGCCTCACCGGGAGGATTCGCCTTAATGTATGCCTATGTGGCTCTTAATCCCGAGAGTGAAATGTTATTTTTTGGGATAAGGATCAAAACCAGATT harbors:
- a CDS encoding rhomboid family intramembrane serine protease, producing the protein MGKVFTDIAEVFKRNSNQATQLIMINLIVFFGFTLIRFTLSLIPESVVSPLSFDQNTLTSSNIIQVVTHPWTLLFHPFTQRGLFSMIFDVMMIYWFGNMLADFIGGRKMLMTYLAGSYFAVAFYLIVWSVFSLLNKELTYSGFLYGASPGGFALMYAYVALNPESEMLFFGIRIKTRLLVLAFLVLSIFRNPPLGILDLGGAVFGYVQMKLLRTGINLTYGMEKVSIWITEVLQPRKRSIFQKYPPNKSSERGKVIQFNRELPPTEEEIDYLLDKINKGGYSSLSNEEKNRLHKASQSAD
- a CDS encoding rhomboid family intramembrane serine protease, with the translated sequence MFSNLTPTVKNLLIANVLIHLLANFSPNDVIRQLFSMYNPVLPGTPDLWNPNFKPWQIVTYMFLHSRDTFMHLFSNMFALLIFGPAIEMYMGSKKFLKYYLICGIGAALFNMAIDYYTFFQYPISDATQRFLSIKSMLGASGAIFGILVAFAMIFPNIEMMLLFLPVPIKAKYFVAMYAIFEIVQGFQRTGSGIAHWAHIGGLITGFILLQFFHFKKRNFY